A window from Purpureocillium takamizusanense chromosome 3, complete sequence encodes these proteins:
- the KGD2 gene encoding Dihydrolipoyllysine-residue succinyltransferase (BUSCO:EOG09263I7I~EggNog:ENOG503NX9F~COG:C) → MLSRRIAVVSRMVLLRPTQHQPRRSPLVALPAMMQAVRGYADKVVKVPQMAESISEGTLKQFSKGIGEYVEQDEEIATIETDKIDVAVNAPEAGTIKEFLVSEEDTVTVGQDLIRLELGGSPIAGGSKPESSTQSGGKEEAQKDPSRDEKKAESGKPQVPETKQSEQPPPIKSEASKQATNEAQPAQHPATPSSPATAGGREERRIKMNRMRLRIAERLKQSQNTAASLTTFNEVDMSNIMDFRKLYKDEVLKKTGIKLGFMSAFSKAAVLAMRDIPAVNASIEGPNGGDTIVYRDYVDISVAVATEKGLVTPVVRNVESMDMVEIEKAIADMGKKARDGKLTIEDMAGGTFTISNGGVFGSLMGTPIINLPQSAVLGLHAIKDRPIAINGKIEIRPMMYLALTYDHRLLDGREAVQFLVKIKEYIEDPRRMLL, encoded by the exons ATGTTGTCCAGAAGGATAGCTGTTGTCTCCCGCATGGTGTTGCTGCGTCCAACGCAGCATCAGCCTCGCAGGAGCCCGCTAGTTGCGCTTCCCGCGATGATGCAGGCCGTCCGCGGTTACGCAGACAAGGTTGTCAAGGTGCCGCAGATGGCCGAGTCAATATCGGAAGGAACATTAAAACAATTCTCCAAAGGAATTGGCGAATATGTGGAACAAGACGAGGAGATCGCTACAATCGAAACTGACAAG ATCGACGTCGCAGTCAATGCACCAGAGGCTGGAACCATCAAGGAATTTCTTGTCAGCGAGGAGGACACCGTTACGGTTGGGCAGGACCTGATCCGTCTTGAGCTCGGTGGCTCGCCAATCGCTGGAGGCTCGAAGCCAGAATCGTCCACGCAGAGCGGCGGGAAAGAGGAGGCCCAAAAGGATCCATCGCGTGACGAGAAGAAAGCGGAATCGGGCAAGCCCCAGGTGCCAGAAACAAAGCAATCagaacagccgccgcccatcaagTCCGAGGCATCAAAACAAGCGACGAACGAGGCTCAACCCGCCCAACATCCGGCCACCCCCAGCTCACCAGCCACCGCCGGTGGTCGCGAGGAGCGTCGG ATCAAGATGAACCGGATGCGCCTGCGCATAGCTGAGCGCCTTAAGCAATCCCAGaacaccgccgcctcgctgaCAACATTCAATGAGGTCGACATGTCTAACATCATGGACTTCCGGAAACTGTACAAGGATGAAGTGTTGAAGAAAACGGGGATCAAGCTTGGGTTCATGAGCGCCttctccaaggccgccgtcctcgccatgaGGGATATACCCGCGGTCAACGCATCCATCGAGGGTCCCAACGGTGGCGACACTATCGTGTACCGCGACTACGTCGACATCAGCGTCGCGGTCGCCACCGAAAAGGGTCTTGTTACACCTGTGGTCCGCAATGTGGAGTCGATGGACATGGTCGAGATCGAGaaggccattgccgacaTGGGAAAAAAG GCGCGCGACGGCAAGCTGACCATCGAGGATATGGCAGGCGGCACATTCACAATCAGCAATGGCGGTGTCTTCGGTTCTCTGATGGGCACGCCGATTATCAATCTCCCACAGAGCGCCGTTCTTGGACTCCACGCCATTAAAGACCGCCCCATTGCTATTAATGGCAAGATTGAAATCCGTCCTATGATGTACCTTGCATTAACATATGACCACCGCCTACTAGATGGCAGGGAAGCGGTGCAGTTCCTCGTTAAGATTAAGGAGTATATCGAAGATCCTCGTCGGATGCTTTTATAG
- a CDS encoding uncharacterized protein (COG:C~EggNog:ENOG503P6ZX), translated as MSSRRAALSLYRRSLRLALDWAVQRQLWRGQALYIRSLFEANRHVADPRQQRALLSETEKLLDSWKHPDPYVPPTAPGGSKYERNLPSPILEPPPNPINRH; from the exons ATGTCTTCTCGGCGAGCGGCACT GTCCCTGTACCGTCGGTCGCTGAGACTGGCACTGGACTGGGccgtccagcgccagctctGGCGTGGCCAAGCGTTGTATATACGGTCACTGTTCGAGGCAAACCGCCACGTGGCCGATCCCAGGCAACAAAGG GCGTTATTGTCCGAGACAGAAAAGCTGCTTGACAGCTGGAAACATCCAGACCCCTACGTTCCGCCAACGGCTCCGGGAG GCTCCAAATACGAACGCAACCTCCCATCGCCGATTCTGGAAC CCCCCCCCAACCCCATCAATAGACATTGA
- the HTA1 gene encoding histone H2A (EggNog:ENOG503P2TD~COG:B), whose amino-acid sequence MTGGGKSGGKASGSKNAQSRSSKAGLAFPVGRVHRLLRKGNYAQRVGAGAPVYLAAVLEYLAAEILELAGNAARDNKKTRIIPRHLQLAIRNDEELNKLLGHVTIAQGGVLPNIHQNLLPKKTGKSGKGPSQEL is encoded by the exons atgaccggcggcggcaagtcTGGCGGCAAGGCCTCTGGCTCCAAGAACGCGCAATC CCGTTCGTCCAAGGCTGGTCTCGCGTTCCCCGTTGGTCGTGTCCATCGTCTTCTGCGAAAGGGCAACTATGCTCAGCGTGTCGGTGCCGGTGCTCCCGTCTACCTGGCTGCTGTTCTCGAGTATCTCGCTGCCGAAATCCTTGAGCTCGCTggcaacgccgcccgtgACAACAAGAAGACTCGTATCATTCCCCGTCATCTCCAGCTGGCCATCCGAAACGATGAGGAGTTGAACAAGCTGCTTGGTCACGTCACTATTGCCCAGGGTGGTGTCCTTCCCAACATTCACCAAA ACCTGCTGCCCAAGAAGACCGGCAAGAGTGGCAAGGGTCCGAGCCAAGAGCTATAA
- the HTB1 gene encoding histone H2B (COG:B~EggNog:ENOG503P1WK) — protein MPPKAADKKPASKAPASTASKAPEKKDAGKKTASSGDKKKRSKTRKETYSSYIYKVLKQVHPDTGISNRAMSILNSFVNDIFERVATEASKLAAYNKKSTISSREIQTSVRLILPGELAKHAVSEGTKAVTKYSSSTK, from the exons ATGCCccccaaggccgccgacaagaagCCCGCCTCCAAGGCCCCGGCTTCTACTGCCTCCAAGGCTCCCGAGAAGAAGGATGCCGGCAAGAAGACTGCCTCATCGggcgacaagaagaagcgctCCAAGACTCGCAAAGAGACCTACAGCTCTTACATCTACAAGG TCCTCAAGCAGGTCCACCCCGACACTGGTATTTCCAACCGTGCCATGTCTATCCTGAACTCGTTCGTCAACG ACATCTTCGAGCGTGTCGCCACTGAAGCCTCCAAGTTGGCCGCCTACAACAAGAAGTCCACCATCTCTTCTCGGGAAATTCAGACCTCGGTCCGCCTCATCCTCCCCGGTGAACTTGCCAAGCACGCCGTCTCTGAGGGCACCAAGGCCGTCACCAAGTACTCTTCGTCCACGAAATAA